From the Carya illinoinensis cultivar Pawnee chromosome 4, C.illinoinensisPawnee_v1, whole genome shotgun sequence genome, one window contains:
- the LOC122308424 gene encoding synaptotagmin-5-like translates to MGFFMGLILGIAVGLTLIVGFVRCENVRSKRRSALATTIATFARMTVEDSRKILAPEYYPSWVVFSQRQKLTWLNLHLTKIWPYVNEAASELIKASVEPVLEQYRPIILSSLKFSKFTLGTVAPQFTGVSIIENGEDGITMELEMNWDGNPNMVLDIKTRFGVGLPVQVKNIGFTGVFRLMFKPLVEEFPCFGAVCCSLREKKNLDFTLKVIGGDISTIPGLYDAIEGTIRDAIEDTLMWPARKVIPILPGDYSDLELRPVGILEVKLVQAKELTNKDIIGKSDPYAELYVRPLRDRIKTSKIINNDLNPIWNEHYEFIVEDASTQHLVVKVYDDEGVQTSELIGCAQIRLSELQPGKVKDVWLKLVKDLEVHRDNKYRGQVHLELLYVPIGMSNGYSNPFAPDISMTSLERFLKSGVNGTETIENERGVINKKKEVIVRGVLSVTVISAEELPAVDLLGKADPYVVITLKKSEMRNKTRVVNDSLNPVWNQTFDFVVEDGLHDMLILEVWDHDTFGKDYMGRCILTLTRAILEGEFKECFQLDEAKSGKLNLHLKWLPQPVYRDS, encoded by the exons TTGGGTTCGTCCGCTGCGAGAACGTCCGGTCCAAGCGTCGGTCCGCACTCGCCACCACCATCGCCACTTTTGCCAGGATGACTGTCGAAGATTCCAGAAAGATCCTTGCTCCTGAGTACTACCCTTCCTGGGTCGTCTTCTCTCAGCGCCAGAAG TTGACTTGGCTAAATCTTCATCTTACAAAGATCTGGCcctatgttaacgag GCAGCGTCTGAGCTAATCAAGGCTTCTGTTGAGCCGGTTCTGGAACAATATAGACCGATTATATTGTCTTCGCTCAAATTTTCCAAGTTCACTCTCGGTACTGTGGCACCACAATTTACAG GAGTTTCTATCATTGAAAACGGAGAAGATGGTATTACCATGGAGTTGGAAATGAACTGGGATGGGAATCCAAATATGGTACTAGATATCAAGACAAGATTTGGTGTAGGACTTCCAGTGCAG gTAAAAAATATTGGATTCACAGGGGTTTTCAGGTTGATGTTTAAGCCACTGGTTGAGGAGTTTCCGTGCTTTGGAGCTGTTTGTTGTTCTCTAAGAGAAAAG AAAAATTTGGATTTTACACTTAAAGTTATTGGCGGTGACATATCAACAATTCCTGGGCTTTACGATGCTATAGAG GGTACAATACGGGATGCTATAGAAGATACTCTTATGTGGCCTGCTCGAAAAGTTATACCTATTTTGCCTGGGGATTATAG tGACCTGGAGTTGAGGCCCGTTGGGATATTAGAGGTGAAGCTTGTGCAAGCAAAGGAGTTAACAAATAAAGATATCATTGGCAAGTCAGATCCCTATGCTGAATTATATGTACGGCCTTTACGTGACAGGATAAAAACTAGCAAAATAATT AACAATGATCTAAACCCAATCTGGAACGAACACTATGAATTTATTGTTGAAGATGCATCCACTCAACATTTGGTGGTGAAAGTTTACGATGATGAGGGGGTTCAAACATCTGAGCTCATTGGGTGTGCTCAAATACGACTAAGTGAACTTCAGCCTGGTAAAGTGAAGGATGTGTGGCTTAAGCTTGTTAAAGATTTGGAGGTCCATAGAGACAATAAATACAGGGGGCAG GTGCATTTGGAACTTTTATACGTTCCTATTGGGATGTCGAATGGATATTCCAACCCTTTTGCCCCAGATATTTCAATGACCTCATTAGAGAGGTTTCTCAAAAGTGGGGTGAATGGAACAGAAACTATTGAAAATGAGAGAGGAGTCATAAATAAGAAAAAGGAGGTTATTGTTAGAGGTGTTCTTTCTGTTACTGTGATATCTGCTGAGGAGTTGCCGGCGGTGGATCTATTGGGGAAGGCCGATCCTTATGTTGTAATCACTTTGAAGAAATCAGAAATGAGAAACAAAACTCGG GTTGTGAATGACAGCTTGAATCCAGTTTGGAATCAAACTTTTGACTTTGTTGTTGAGGATGGATTACACGATATGTTAATTCTTGAAGTCTGGGACCACGACACATTTGGAAAG GATTATATGGGGAGATGCATCTTGACACTAACTAGGGCTATATTGGAAGGGGAATTCAAAGAGTGCTTCCAGCTAGATGAAGCAAAATCAGGAAAACTGAACTTGCATCTCAAGTGGCTGCCACAGCCAGTTTATCGTGATTCTTGA